Proteins encoded within one genomic window of Terriglobia bacterium:
- a CDS encoding YihY/virulence factor BrkB family protein produces MSSEPRATVELPPIAVPAATASAAVPAKPARIPVLSHIVPTAKFLMRTEVHTFAFSVAANAILSFFPFMVLLLMVTRRVLHSQMMYDTVVRLLRDYLPTGQDFVIRNLKAMAGARRGVQIFSVVMLLITSTGIFLPLEVALNHVWGFTRNRSYLWNQVVSLLLAIGCSLLALISVALTAGNTLLLQHALGGVAMGVGWRGWLLAHISLIVMKVFAIAASIAIFFLVYWVLPNGKVPVRAVLPAAVITGVCWEAAKYAYVIALPWLNFQEVYGPFSISVTLIFWAFLSGLLLLGGAYLSAAGHTTADR; encoded by the coding sequence ATGAGTTCCGAACCGCGCGCCACAGTTGAACTCCCGCCGATCGCCGTCCCCGCGGCGACGGCGTCCGCGGCCGTGCCCGCAAAACCTGCGCGCATTCCGGTGCTCAGTCACATCGTGCCCACCGCCAAGTTCCTCATGCGCACCGAGGTTCACACCTTCGCCTTCTCGGTCGCCGCCAACGCCATCCTGTCGTTTTTCCCGTTCATGGTCCTGCTGCTGATGGTCACGCGCCGCGTCCTCCATTCGCAGATGATGTACGACACCGTCGTCCGCCTTCTCCGCGACTACCTTCCCACCGGCCAGGACTTCGTCATTCGTAACCTGAAGGCGATGGCGGGCGCGCGCCGCGGCGTGCAGATTTTCTCCGTCGTCATGCTGCTCATCACCTCCACGGGAATTTTTCTTCCCCTGGAAGTCGCGCTCAATCACGTGTGGGGCTTCACCAGGAACCGCTCCTACCTGTGGAACCAGGTGGTCTCATTGCTGCTGGCCATCGGATGCAGCCTGCTGGCCCTGATCTCGGTCGCACTCACCGCCGGCAACACCTTGCTGCTGCAGCACGCGCTCGGCGGCGTGGCGATGGGAGTGGGATGGCGCGGATGGCTGCTCGCCCACATCTCCCTGATCGTCATGAAGGTCTTCGCTATCGCCGCCAGCATCGCCATCTTCTTCCTGGTCTACTGGGTGCTGCCCAACGGCAAGGTGCCGGTGCGCGCCGTGTTGCCGGCCGCTGTCATCACCGGCGTGTGCTGGGAGGCCGCCAAGTACGCCTACGTGATCGCGCTTCCCTGGCTCAATTTCCAGGAGGTCTACGGTCCCTTCTCCATCTCGGTGACCCTCATCTTCTGGGCATTTCTCTCCGGCCTGCTGCTGCTCGGAGGCGCATACCTGTCCGCCGCCGGACATACCACTGCGGATCGGTAA